From a single Brettanomyces bruxellensis chromosome 5, complete sequence genomic region:
- the RPS3 gene encoding 40S ribosomal protein S3 (BUSCO:EOG092647L7) gives MVASHISKTRKLVADGVFYAELNEFFTRELPEEGYAGVEVRITPTKTDVIIRASQTAMVLGEKGRRIRELTMLLQKRFHFAPGSIVLYAERVRDKGLSAATQCESLRFKLLNGLAVRRAAYGVIRFAMEAGAKGVEVIIAGKAKGARAKAMKFADGFMIHTGQPAKDFIDVACRHVLMRQGVLGLKVKIMLDPATSQRGPKALPDAVIVHEPKETEAIETPFVNVVGGDNTEVKDVPAEDAEAAPVEEAAPAEEVAPAPEA, from the coding sequence ATGGTTGCATCACATATCTCCAAGACCAGAAAGTTGGTCGCTGACGGTGTTTTCTACGCCGAGTTGAACGAGTTCTTCACCAGAGAGTTGCCTGAGGAAGGTTACGCTGGTGTTGAGGTTAGAATTACCCCAACCAAGACTGATGTTATCATCAGAGCTTCGCAGACCGCTATGGTTCTTGGTGAGAAGGGTAGAAGAATTAGAGAGTTGACCATGTTGCTCCAGAAGAGATTCCACTTTGCCCCAGGTTCGATCGTCTTGTACGCCGAGAGAGTTAGAGACAAGGGTTTGTCTGCTGCTACCCAGTGTGAGTCTTTGAGATTCAAGTTGTTGAACGGTTTGGCTGTCAGAAGAGCCGCTTACGGTGTCATCAGATTCGCCATGGAGGCCGGTGCCAAGGGTGTTGAGGTTATCATTGCTGGTAAGGCCAAGGGTGCCAGGGCTAAGGCTATGAAGTTTGCCGATGGTTTCATGATCCACACCGGTCAGCCAGCCAAGGACTTCATCGATGTTGCCTGCAGACACGTTTTGATGAGACAGGGTGTCTTGGGTCTTAAGGTTAAGATCATGCTTGACCCAGCCACCTCCCAGAGAGGTCCAAAGGCTTTGCCTGATGCCGTTATTGTTCACGAGCCAAAGGAAACCGAGGCAATTGAGACTCCATTCGTCAATGTTGTCGGTGGTGATAACACTGAGGTTAAGGATGTTCCTGCTGAGGATGCTGAAGCTGCTCCAGTCGAAGAAGCTGCTCCAGCTGAGGAGGTTGCTCCAGCTCCAGAGGCTTAA
- the VMA2 gene encoding Vacuolar ATP synthase subunit B (BUSCO:EOG09261KHB), whose translation MLSDKELFDLNKKAVTEGFKIHPRLEYNTVGGVNGPLVILQNVKFPKYNEIVNLTLSDGTSRQGQVLEVKGDKAVVQVFEGTSGIDVKKTKVEFTGESLKIPVSEDMLGRVFNGSGKPIDNGPRVFAEDYLDINGSPINPYARIYPEEMISTGISAIDTMNSIARGQKIPIFSASGLPHNEIAAQICRQASLVRPTKDVHDGHADNFSIVFAAMGVNLETSRFFKQDFEENGSLERTVLFLNLANDPTIERIITPRLALTTAEYLAYQTEKHVLTILTDMSSYADALREVSAAREEVPGRRGYPGYMYTDLATIYERAGRVEGRNGSITQIPILTMPNDDITHPIPDLTGYITEGQIFIDRQLYNKGVYPPINVLPSLSRLMKSAIGEGMTRKDHGDVSNQLYAKYAIGKDAAAMKAVVGEDALSTEDKLSLEFLEKFEKTFISQGAYEDRTVFESLDKAWSLLRIYPKEMLNRISPKILNEFYDRERTAAAANTQKVEA comes from the coding sequence ATGTTGTCAGATAAAGAGTTATTCGACCTGAACAAAAAAGCCGTCACGGAGGGCTTCAAGATACATCCACGTTTGGAATATAATACCGTTGGAGGTGTTAATGGACCGTTGGTTATCTTACAAAATGTCAAATTCCCAAAGTACAACGAAATTGTTAACTTAACTCTTTCAGACGGAACTTCGAGGCAGGGTCAGGTTTTGGAAGTGAAAGGTGATAAAGCAGTTGTCCAAGTCTTTGAGGGAACATCAGGTATTGATGTTAAGAAGACCAAGGTTGAATTTACAGGTGAGAGTTTGAAAATTCCCGTTTCGGAGGACATGTTGGGAAGAGTTTTCAACGGTTCTGGTAAGCCTATTGATAACGGTCCAAGGGTGTTTGCCGAGGATTATTTAGATATTAACGGATCGCCTATCAATCCATATGCTCGTATATATCCCGAGGAGATGATCTCTACGGGTATTTCGGCAATCGACACGATGAACTCTATTGCTAGAGGTCAGAAGATTCCTATTTTCTCGGCTTCTGGTTTGCCTCATAATGAGATTGCCGCACAGATTTGCCGACAGGCAAGTTTGGTTAGACCAACAAAGGATGTTCACGATGGACATGCGGACAACTTCTCCATTGTGTTCGCAGCTATGGGTGTGAACTTAGAAACATCCAGATTCTTCAAGCAGGACTTTGAGGAGAATGGTTCTTTGGAGAGAACTGTTTTGTTCTTGAACTTGGCAAATGATCCAACCATTGAGAGAATCATTACACCACGTTTGGCCTTGACAACTGCAGAGTACCTTGCATATCAAACAGAAAAGCACGTTTTGACCATTCTTACTGATATGTCGTCTTATGCCGATGCTTTGAGAGAAGTTTCCGCTGCCAGAGAAGAGGTTCCAGGTAGAAGAGGTTACCCTGGTTACATGTATACTGATTTGGCCACTATTTACGAAAGAGCAGGTAGAGTTGAAGGAAGAAATGGTTCGATTACCCAGATTCCTATTTTGACCATGCCTAACGATGATATTACACATCCAATTCCGGATTTGACCGGTTACATTACCGAGGGACAGATCTTCATTGACAGACAGCTTTACAACAAGGGTGTCTATCCACCTATCAACGTCTTGCCATCACTTTCTAGATTAATGAAGTCCGCCATTGGTGAGGGTATGACCAGAAAGGATCACGGTGATGTTTCCAACCAGCTTTATGCCAAGTACGCTATCGGCAAGGATGCCGCAGCTATGAAGGCCGTTGTTGGTGAGGATGCTTTGTCGACAGAGGATAAGCTTTCTTTGGAGTTCTTGGAGAAGTTTGAAAAAACTTTCATTTCTCAAGGTGCCTATGAAGACAGAACTGTGTTTGAGTCTTTGGACAAGGCCTGGTCTCTTTTAAGAATTTATCCTAAGGAGATGCTTAACAGGATATCGCCAAAGATTTTGAACGAATTCTACGATAGAGAGAGaactgctgctgctgcaaaTACACAGAAGGTTGAAGCTTAA